A window of Solanum stenotomum isolate F172 chromosome 3, ASM1918654v1, whole genome shotgun sequence contains these coding sequences:
- the LOC125858282 gene encoding protein CANDIDATE G-PROTEIN COUPLED RECEPTOR 7-like produces MAALYNSSLFSLVFLLLIATAVAEIRSTQIRSDSRSTIPFDEFGYTHFGRLNLTVTDISFSNPKSGPEPVLSELGFFLVTREAWQHVLEQLQDGDIQCTLHSDLVKRVFTFDQLQPSARQFTTSFSVSDANQFTLVFANCMPNLVISMNVHSVMYNFNPKGGQLDFLSAGKTALPAIYYLFFVVYVLMGAFWVFALYKKRLSVYGIHFFMLAVVILKALNLLCEAEDKSYIKKTGTAHGWDVLFYIFSFLKGITLFTLIVLIGTGWSFLKPYLQDKEKKVLIIVIPLQVVANLAQVVIDETGPFGENSYTWKQVFLLVDIVCCCAVLFPIVWSIKNLREAAKTDGKAAVNLMKLTLFRQYYVIVICYIYFTRVVVYALETITSYRYQWTSVVAAEAATLAFYAFTGYNFRPKVHNPYFAIDDEEEEAASEALKLEDEFEL; encoded by the coding sequence ATGGCTGCTCTCTACAATTCTTCCCTTTTCTCTTTAGTCTTTCTACTGTTAATTGCAACCGCCGTGGCAGAGATCCGATCCACCCAGATCCGATCCGATTCTCGTTCTACCATCCCTTTTGACGAATTCGGGTACACCCATTTCGGCCGTCTCAATCTCACCGTCACCGACATCTCCTTCTCCAACCCGAAATCCGGACCCGAACCCGTTCTATCCGAATTGGGTTTCTTCCTCGTTACCCGTGAAGCTTGGCAGCATGTTCTTGAGCAACTTCAAGATGGGGATATCCAGTGTACTCTCCATTCAGATCTCGTCAAAAGGGTTTTCACTTTTGATCAATTGCAACCCTCTGCTCGTCAATTCACAACTTCGTTTAGTGTATCTGATGCGAATCAATTCACTCTTGTTTTTGCCAATTGCATGCCTAATTTGGTGATCTCAATGAATGTTCACTCGGTTATGTACAATTTCAACCCGAAAGGTGGGCAGCTTGATTTTCTGTCGGCAGGCAAGACTGCTCTTCCAGcgatttactatttgtttttcGTAGTCTATGTGTTGATGGGGGCTTTTTGGGTTTTTGCACTTTACAAGAAAAGGTTATCTGTTTATGGAATTCATTTCTTTATGCTTGCTGTTGTGATCTTGAAAGCATTGAATTTGCTGTGTGAGGCTGAGGATAAATCGTATATTAAGAAAACTGGTACTGCTCATGGGTGGGATGTTTTGTTCTATATATTTAGCTTCTTGAAGGGTATTACTCTGTTCACTCTGATAGTTTTGATTGGAACCGGTTGGTCATTTTTGAAGCCTTACTTGcaagataaagaaaagaagGTTTTGATTATTGTTATTCCTTTGCAAGTTGTGGCCAATCTAGCACaggttgtgattgatgaaacTGGACCCTTTGGTGAAAATTCATACACATGGAAGCAGGTTTTCCtgcttgttgatattgtgtGTTGTTGTGCTGTATTGTTTCCGATTGTGTGGTCGATTAAGAACTTGCGAGAAGCAGCTAAGACTGATGGCAAAGCTGCAGTGAATTTGATGAAGTTGACATTATTCAGGCAGTACTACGTTATCGTGATATGTTACATATACTTCACAAGAGTTGTGGTTTATGCTCTGGAGACCATCACCTCATATCGGTATCAGTGGACTAGTGTGGTGGCTGCTGAAGCTGCAACACTTGCCTTCTATGCCTTTACGGGGTATAACTTCAGGCCTAAGGTACACAATCCATATTTTGCGATTGATGACGAGGAGGAAGAAGCTGCTTCTGAGGCTCTCAAGCTTGaagatgaatttgaattatag